A single Oryza brachyantha chromosome 8, ObraRS2, whole genome shotgun sequence DNA region contains:
- the LOC102720898 gene encoding protein DCL homolog, chloroplastic gives MAPVAALARATAFAGPLFLRVRRLAPCAAAPRRNSLFSGLHTADEPPPPAQPPASGKGAEPGPPLPWRAAEAEIVRDIEPVVQLIKDILHSDRYADGECLTSKDENIIIEKLLAYHPRVDDKIGCGLDAIMVDRHPQFRKSRCLFVVRTDGVWIDFSYQKCLRAYIREKYPSHAERFIREHFKRT, from the exons ATGGCCCCGGTAGCGGCACtcgcccgcgccaccgccttcGCGGGGCCCCTTTTCCTCCGggtccgccgcctcgcgccgtgcgccgctgcGCCCCGTCGCAATAGCCTCTTCTCCGGCCTCCACACCGCCGACGagccccctccgcccgcgcagCCGCCAGCGTCCGGAAAGGGAGCGGAGCCAGGCCCCCCGCTGCCGTGGAgggccgcggaggcggagatTGTCCGCGACATCGAGCCCGTCGTGCAGCTCATCAAGGATATCCTCCACTCCGACAG GTATGCAGATGGTGAGTGTCTTACCTCAAAGGATGAAAACATTATCATTGAGAAGCTTCTTGCTTACCATCCACGTGTAGATGATAAGATTGGTTGTGGACTTGATGCTATAATG GTTGATAGGCACCCACAGTTCAGAAAGTCAAGATGCCTATTTGTTGTTCGCACGGATGGTGTATGGATTGATTTTTCATACCAAAAGTGCCTCCGTGCATACATTCGAGAAAAATATCCATCACATGCAGAAAGATTTATAAGAGAACATTTCAAGCGAACCTGA